The window CCATGATTCCTTTCTGGAAATATTTTTTCGCAGGCGAGCCTTCTGAATCTGCAGAAGCATTCCTGGAGAAATCAGAAATAGCACTGGAAACTGGCAAGAAGAGAATGGATGAGGACCCCGGTGATACCACAACGGTGCTCATGATGGGCGGACTTTACGGATATCGCGGTCTTGTGGCCGCCGGGGAACGTCAGTACAGAACCGCGGTCCGAAGCGGTGCCAGCGGATACTCATACACTCGCAAACTCATGCAGATGAGCAGTGACAATCCCGACGCACTCATCGGGCAGGGGGTATTTCATTATATGGTAGGCACAGTGCCGGGCGAGGTCCGGTGGCTTGTCAACATGATCGGCTTGCGCGGTGACAAAGAAACCGGATTTGAAAAGCTTGAGGAGGCATCACAGACGGAAACCTACACCAGCTCGGATGCCAGAATGATTCTCACCTATTTGTATCATGAAGAGGAAAAATTCGGGGATGCTCTCCGGATTGTGGAGCCGCTTGTGCAGCAATGGCCCGAAAACATCATATTCAGGTACTACTACGCCTTGTCGCTGGAAAAAACCGGCAATAAGGACGATGCCAGGGAACAGTACCGGACCATTCTTGAAAACGATCACCCCGAACTGAGCGCCATCCGGACAAAAGGAGAAGAGCGGCTTCGGGAGATTATGGCCTCCGCAGAGTAACACCCGTTCCTCTGAAACATTCTACTTAATCAGTGTCATCAGCCCGGTATCGTTTGCACCACTGGCGGTGTCCATTCTGTAAAGATACACTCCGCTCGCCCATCCCGAAGCGTCAATCTCAACCTGATGGATACCTGCTTCATATTGCCGGCTTGTGACCGGTTCGGCCACTCGTTCTCCCATTGGATTGAATACCGATATGGTGACGGCTTCCGGTCTGCCAAGTTCAAATACGATGGATGTCTGCGAGTTGAACGGATTGGGATGGTTCCGGATTAACGCCGCCTTCTCAGCGGTGTCCCGGTCTGAGTGGCTCTTATGTGCACCCGATGGATGAGACGATGTGGCCCTGCCGGTTACATCGAACCGGACTTTTACGGGATAATGGTCGGATGTCGTGCGCGGATAGTCCTCAATATAATCCGGACGGTAAACGCGTTCAGAACCTTCCAGCCAGTATTCGAACCAGGGTTCGTTGATGGTGATGTGATCGAGCATTGTGGGAGGGAACCAGCTGTCAACGCCCGGCCAGGAGGCTTCTCCGGCCTCATCCAGCGAGTAAGTGACCACCTCATAAGCCGGATCATCGACAAAGTTGCGGTAGGGTGAAGGCATGGGGGTATCTTCAGGCCGGTATGTGGATTCGGTCACACGATCGTTGTAGTCACCCAGAAAAATTAGTGGGATTCTGCTGAAGTAAGGATCAAAGTAGTTTTCTTTGATCTCCTGAGATGCTGCTATCCGCCGCTCGTATGATGCACTGTCAGACCGTGCCATGGCGTGAACCACCACTGCACGGGCAGAAAAGGAGATGTCTTCCAGCTGCACTCGGAATATAAATTCCTTGGGTAACCGGGAAGCCCAGTAAAAGGGGGTAAGATCGGCCTGAGAGCCGCTGTCAAGCAAACGGTAATGGGTGGGGTTGACGGTCTCCGTGTTGTATATGAAACCGACATCCATTCCCGCGTCGGGATCACCGCCCCAGCCGTACCGGGTGACAAAGCCATCGTAGCGGTCAAGGTCATCAATGAGCCGTTCAAACTGGGTGATGCTGTATATCTCCTGCACACCGATCAGATCTGGCTGCAGGCTGTCGATGATTTCGACCACATTACGGTATTGCAGCTCGGTATCTGACGGACCGCGTGTTTCATCACCGAACCATTCGATATTCCATGTCACCACATCAAAGGTGCGGGAATGAGGAATATGCGAATAGTTTCCCTCGCCCGAATTCGCGGCACCGGTCATGGCCGCGGCAGCGATGATGACGCACAGCAACAAGGCAGAGAGTGCAAAACAGGCCGGGCGTGAGGACATTCTTTTCAAAAATAATCGCATAGCATGAGTACGGACTGGATGCCTGAGGAAGATGAGTATCCGGGCGGCGATCCGGGAACGAACGGGCACATCACGGCTGGTGCCATGATGTGCCAATTCAGGTTCTGTTGTTATTTGATCAGGGTCATCGACCGGGTCAGTGCCTGTCCGTCATCCAGCTGGACGCGATAGATGTACACGCCGCTGGCCAGATGGCTGGCATCAAAGGAAACATGATGCGTTCCGGCCGGCAGGGACTCATCTGAAAGCAGGGAGGCAACCTGTCTCCCAAGGGTGTCATACACCCGCAGTGTCACATTGCTTTGACTTGGAAGGTCGAATGCAATTTTGGTCGTGGGATTGAACGGGTTGGGATAGTTTTGCTGCACACGGAACGACTGCGGCAGCTCATCGGCCTCATGCCCGGCATCTACCGTAACGATGTCATCCTGTCCACCGGCCTGATAGTAACGGGCGGCAAACTCCTGGATGTACAGGTTGGCGATTCGGGCATCCTCGATAATGATGGTATTCTCGTCATTGCGCCGGTTTGCCGAACTGGACCAGTTGTGGGATCCGGTTATGACTTTGCCGTTCCATTCCGCCTGCTCACCGTCAATGACAGCGTATTTGTGATGCATCAGGGGACTGGTGAGCGTGTGCATATCGGCAAAAGCAGCAATGTCATCATACTGGCTTCCCTGCTGGCCCGGCTGACCCATGACGCCGCGGATGGTTACACCTGCGGCATTCCGGTTAAAAAGTGCGTTGGTGTAGCCGGTCCGGGTAATGAGCATGGTACCCAGGTTTACGGAATGCTCTGCCGTCCTGATGGCGTCAATGATAGCCGCCTCGGTGTTGCCCTGCGGACTGAAAAACAGGCGGACATAGCTGTCACCAATCCAGAAGGTGGATGGGTTGACTACGATTTTTTGTGAGCCGAAACGTGATTCGCCTGCATCCGGCGTGGTGGTGTCACTTCCCCATTTCTGGTTGAACTCACGTGTATAGGCCCCGGCGATGGCCACATCCTGAAACTCAATCATATTCTGGTTGTGGACGTTGGTGCCGTTGTCGGTGGCATTCCAGGAACTGGTGATAAGCCAGACATCTTCCGGGTCGCCGCCGTTGTAATCAATCACGGCGTATTTGTTGTGGTGAAGGCCCTCGCGTCCGCTGTTGGCATCGCCGAAGTCGCTTTCGATGACCGGGACATCGCTGTTTTCGAGCGCATTGACAAAATTGTCGGTTGCTGTGTTGTGATCGACAATGACCCGCACATCCAGACCGCGGTTGTGGGCACCTGCAATGGCCGATGCGATGTTGCTTCCAACTGTCCCGCTAATGCTGTAAAAGGCCAGGTCAAGCGAGTGCCCGGCGCTGTTGATGCGATCAATCAGATGATCGTCAAAGGCATAGTTGGAAATTGCCTCTTCGAACGTAGCCAGAGTGTGATCCACATCCTGATTGAAGTAGACGTTTACCTCCTGTGTGGTTCCTTCTGGGGATGAGGTTGTCACCAGATAATTGGAGGTGCGGGTGGTATCCTCGCCAAGTGCCGAACGAAGCTGAACATTGTAGACTGTGGCGGGATCCAGTCCCTCCAGTGTAATCGTATGATCGGTTTTGTGCTGATCATCTTCGACTATCCCCAGCTCGTACTCATCTGTCAGGCCATATCGTATTTCGGAGGTGCCTTCAGCATCGGTTTCCCACTCAAAGGTGATGGACGATGATGTTGCCGACACCTCGTAAGGTGTATCGCTGACGATGATCGGCGCATCGCCGACAGGCATGAAGTCGCTTCGGTCTCTCGGGAAGACCTGGACGAAATCCAGGAACCTGCTTGCTGCTCCGGTGATCTGTACTTCGTCGAACGGGATGGTCATGCCGGGGATATCGGTGTATCTGGAAATCCGGATTTCACTGGTGCCCGTTTGATCTTCTATATCGTAGTTGGTGTCACCGGAAAAACGGCCGTCATCAAGAATTCGGACAGCATCCAGCCGCACAAGCTGGCCTTCATAATCACCGGTTTCGAGCTGCTCAACGGTCAGCACAGTGGGCTCAATGTCCCTGCGTCCCTCAGGATAGACCTCAAAAATGACAGACTCGAAATCATCGGTCGGCGCGATCTGAACAAGGTCATTAAATGTCGTGAGCGGACCGGTGACCACAATGGAGTCGCCTTTGGAAACTTCAAGAGTAAATCCCAGCGAGTCGTCACGCATAAGCGGATTGTAATAAGCCGCGATACCGGCAGTTTCGTCCTGGAAGTAAATCGGACCGGAAAACTCGTCAGTTACAGTGACCCAGCCGCTGACCGATACGAGCGTGCCCATTGGCATTTCCCGGGCATCGGCAATGTCGATGGGTTCATCCGGATCAAGACCGCTTCCGGACAGTGAGGCCTCATATTGCTGCGCCTCAGGATCATTTGAGACGATGGAAAGGGTGCCGGATGCGTCGCCTTCGCTTACCGGTTCAAACACCACCTCCATCTCTGCCGATTCCGACGGGGAAAGTTCTGACGGCGCATCACCTGAAAGTGAGAACCCGTCGCCGGTGACCGACACTGAACTTATTTCAAGATCCTGCTGGCCGGTATTGCTGATGGTCAGGGTTTGGCTGTCCGAACTTTCAAGAAGGACATAACCGAAGTCGATGCTGCCACCGGACTGGACAACGCTGCCATCTGCCTCGACGCGCAGTCGCGGTTCATCCGTGTCTTCGACAAACTCGGTAACTTCGAAATTGTCGATGTTGACGCGGTTGTCTGAGCCTTCACTGGATAGAATGCGAAACCGGACGTTGCCGTCGATGTTGGCTTCGATATCCGCCTGAACCAGTTCGCTTTCCGGCTGCAGCTCATCACCGAGATCATTCCAGCTGTTTCCCCCGTCCTCAGAATATTGCAGCCGGACCAGCGCGCCGCTGTCGTTGCCGAAGTTTGCATAATAAAAACGGACGTCACCTGCGCCGAAGGTGTCGAACTGCATTTCAATGTAACCGTCACGGATACGGACGGACTGGGATCCCATTCTTCTGTCGCCATCCAGACTGCCGATCAGCGCGTCATCAAACATCCAGTCTCCGCTGGACAGTTCTACAGTTCCAGGGGCATACGCGCCTTTGGAACCGTCTTCAAAGTCTTCAAAAAGCTGCGAAAAAGCCGCAGCCGGCAGAAGCAGCAATAGTATCGTCAATAAACTGAGTAATTGTAAGGGTGATTTCATGGTAAAGCGAAGCGTTTGTGGATAAGGTGTGTAATTATAGTGTTGAGATGCAATGTCCGGAAGAACCGGTGTTCCGTCTAGCCGGAATGCAGATGTTTTTTTTCAGGGTGGATAAGGAAACATGGAAGAAATAAGGGTCCCGGAGCCGTCAAGTTATTTTACCAGCATCATGGTTTTTGCAGCTGCAGGATGCCCGTCAACCGAAATGCGGTAGAGATAGAGTCCGCTCGACAATCCCTCTGCATCAAAAGAAACCTCGTGATGCCCGGCAGATTTGTCAATGCCGTCAAGGATGCTGGAAACAAGACGCCCGGTTACATCATAGACCTGAAGTGTTACGCGCCCTGCTTCCGGCAGTTCAAATGAAATTCTGGTTGTGGGATTGAAGGGGTTGGGGTAATTCTGGTTCAGAGTAAGGACCTCCGGCACAGCGTTTTCTTCCGGATCACCGGTGGCGGAAGTGATGGTGAGATCGGCCGTCCCGCCGGCTTCATAATAGCGGGCCGCAAATTCCTGATAGTACAGGTTGGCGATGTGGTCATCGCGGATTATGATGGTGTTTTCATCGCTGTTTTCATTGCCGTTGCGGGACCAGTTCATCGAGCCGGTAATTACCTGTCCGCTGCCGGAACCCGGTTCGTAAGGGTCAATAATTGCTGTTTTGTGGTGTAGAAGAATGTCGCTTGCGGCCCCGTGATCGTGGACATCGGCAAATCCTGAAAGCTGGTTGAAAAGGCTGCTGTTGTATGTGATATCTCCTATAGCCCCCCGAACGGTTTTTCCGTCGTTATCCAGAGACCGGAGTACATCGAGGTAGGGCCATTGCGTGATAAGATACTTGGGCAGAGCCACGCCCTGTTCGGCGCTGCCGAGCCTGCTGATAATTTCGCTCTGCGTGTTTGCCTGCGGACTGAAGAAGATATCGATCTCAATATCATCAATCCAGAACCGTGTCGGATTGACAACCTCCTTGTTTTGTGAAAAATGCGCATTCCCGGCATCGGGTTCAAACCCGTCGCTTCCCCACATCTGGTTGAACTCGGCACGATAGCCTCCGGCCAACGCGGGATCCTGGAACTCGATCATATTTTGATACTGCTCTTCAGAGCCGGTATCGGTGGAATTCCATGAGCTGATAATCAGCCAGGTATCAGAAGGGTCGTCGCTGTCATAATCAATGATGGCAAATTTGTTGTGCATGAGTCCGTCCCGGCCGCGGTTATCACCAAACTCGCTTTGAATGACTTCAATATTATTTTCGAGTCTGAGGGTTTGACGGATTTGATTTGCAGGGTTGCCGAGGTTGTGATGCATGATTACGCGGACCTGAACTCCCGAACGTGCCGCGCCAATCAGGGCCCGTTCGATATCACTTCCGGTATTGCCGCTAATGTTGTAAAATGTAATATCGACAGACTGTTGGGCATTTCGTATGCGGCTGGCATAGTGCGATCCGAAATCGAAATCAGCAGTGGCTTCCGACCGCCATGCCGCATCGGAAAATACCGAACCGTTGAAGTAGGTGTTGATTTCACCCGTCGCTGCGACCGGAGACCCGGTTGAAACAATGACAGGGTCAGACCATGTGGTATCGCTGCCGGAGGCGTTTCCTACTTTGAGCCTGTAAATTTGTGCCGGGGACAGCCCGTCCAGCGTGACATTGTGTGTGGAAAGTTGATTTTCAATGGAAACAACACCTTTCTCCAGATCCGGTGTCCGTCCGTAGCGAACGACACTGTTAGCCGGAGAACCGGACTCCCAGGAAAGTGTAATGCTGCTGTCGGTAGCCGCCGTTTCATAAGGCGGGGCTGAGGTGACGGGCGGCGCATCTGCCAGCAGCTGAACCGGGGAAAAAGCAGTCAGGGTAAACAGCAACAGCAAAGAAGCAGAGAAGGGAAGAGGTTTACAAGAGAACATTCAGGAGTGCATTAATGGCGAAGATAATCAGTGGTAAAATAAGCGAAATACGGCACCGATATATTAATGAATATTACTAAATAATAAAGCTTCAAAAAAGTGTTTGAAAATTGAAAAAAGTTTGGGAATTTAGGTATATCAGATGAGCCTTAATTTTGTGTCTGATACTTCCGGGACTGCCAGGAACAAACTCGCAATCATACTGATAAATTCTGAATCCTGCAGGTGTCCTGTATCTTTTGCTTTCGCAAAAAATCACTTTATATTACTCAAACAAGCGCTTCCATAAGCACATCACGCAGTTTTAGTTTATGACGAATAATCCGCTACGAACCAGCTTATCATTTGCACTTCTTTTAACATTATTTGCAGTAACGGCCCAGGCTCAGCAGGTATTCGAGCGTAAAACGGTAGAAGTCAGCAATATGGGTATTTCCTACACCAATGTAGGAGCGATCGGAACCCCGGGCCGCCAGAATAATCCCGGCCTCGCACCCAGCATGGAGTTTCCGGCAGGATCGGGAACCGAGCACCTGTTTGAGGCCGGTCTGTGGATCGGCGCCATCCGTGACGGAGTGACCACCGTTTCAACCGGAGCCGTCACCAATCCGTCCGGTTATACGCGTGCCGGTCAGGCCGGATATGAATTTACCAACGACGGGATGCCGATCATGGAGCGGTCCAGCCTGCCTGACAGTGATTTTTTCTCTCCCGATGCAGTAAGCCACCAGGACTTTGTAGCCGAGTTCTCTGACCGGCGGGACGTCGTATCCGGCCGGCCCATCGCCGATCATGAAGACCCGCTTTACGCCGATGTGCGCATGGAGGCTTACAACTGGAATTTCGGGTTTACCGATGGCATCAGCATTATCAAATACGAAATTACCAACAACAGCCATGAACACCGCAGCGGCGGCGGGTTTACCTGGGAGGATGTCTACTTCGGCATGTATTCTGATCTTGTGGTCAGAAATATCAATACTACCGAGGAGTCCGGTAGTGCCTTTTTCAATAAAGGAGGCGTAGGCTATATAGATTCACTGTATACATTATATGCCTTTGACTCAGGATCGACGGATTTTCCCAGAACCGATACCTATGGAGCAACCGTGGTTCTCGGAGCAGAATACCGCGATGTGAACTTTCATCCCCGATATTCCGATGAGATGCTTGCCGAAGGATATGGAGAGGATGACATTCCGACCGTCGGTCCGCGTTTCTGGAAGTTCGGGCAGACCGGAGGATCTTTCAACCAGCCCAGAACAGATTCTGAACGCTATGCGGTACTTTCTGAAGACTGGGATTACACAGATTTTGAAGATCAGCTCCGCGAAGACGGTCAGGATGCCGACGGAAACTACATCCAGCTTCATCGGTTCGGACCGGTACCGGAAGTGGAACCGGGAGAGACGATAACTGTCTATTTTGCTTATGTCGCCGCACTGAAACCCGAAGAGTTTCAGAATCTCATTCCCTTTGACAATACCGCCGATCAGCTTGATAACCCCGAGTCACGCCGGTTACTGAAAGAGACTGCTGACTGGGCATTTCGTCTTTTTGAAGGTTTTGAAGACCCCGAAACCGATGAACGACAGCGGTTTCTGGTTCCCGAACCTCCCGAGGTGCCTCGTCTCCGCGTTGAGCTGGATGCCGGAAAAGCAACTCTGTACTGGGACCGCAGGGCGGAAGAAACAGTCGATCCGGTTTCCGGCGAGAAAGATTTTGACGGCTACCGGATTTACCGCAGCAAACCGGGATCGGACCTGACCGGAGATATCGCCTTTGGCCCTGAACTGATTCGTGAGTATGACACCCCCGGAACTCCGGTGGGATATGGAACCGGATTTGACGATATCAGACTTTCAGAGCCCGTTTTATTTGAAGATGATGACACTGAGTACTGGTACAGCTACACCTTTGACGGCCTGCTGAGCGGCTGGCAGTATCAGTTCTCGGTTACCGCATTTGACCGCGGCGATGCAGGCAGGGAATCACTTGAAAGCAGCAGAACAGCCAATGCGGTCAGGGTTTTTCCGGGTACTGCCGTAAATGAAAATTTTGAAAGTGATGATCCCGAGTACAAAGTCGGGGTATATCCCAATCCTTATCGCATCAATGCAGCATGGGACGGCGGGACAGAATTTACCAGGAAAATAAACTTCCGCAACCTGCCGGCCCGTGCGGAAATCAGAATTTACACACTTGCCGGTGATATCGTTGCCACACTGCACCACGAAGCAGAAAACTATGACGGAGACATCCGCTGGTACCGTGAACTAAGCGGCAGCAACCGGGTATTTTCAGGCGGCGAACATTCCTGGGATCTGCTCACAAAGGCAAATCAGAACCTCTCTACAGGCCTGTATCTGTTTTCGGTTCGTGACCGTGAGTCCGGTCATGTGCAAACCGGCAAATTTGCCATTATTAAATAGTTTATCCATCCTTTTCAGAAAACCAATCAATAATCACCTAAAGAAGAAACAATATGAAATCAGGATTACTGACTTTTGTTTTTGGATTGCTCATTCTTTCCCTGTCAGCAGGGGATCTGCTGGCTCAGGGTTACCAGGAAGTGACAATCCGGGACTTGAATACCTACGAGGAACCTCCGCAGACTTCGGATGACTTCCCCGACCATCCTCTGGTCGATGAAGCTGTTGAGTTTACGGCCATCGTACTCAGCAACCCGAGGTCATCCGGACTTTCTAATTTTGAGCCTGAAGATGCAGGCGACGACGGTGTTGAAATATCACGGATTCACTTCTTCGTAATTGACACCACCGCTTATTCCCAGGGCAAAGAGGGAATGTACATGCATGTTGTAGCCACGGATGTTGCGGCCTTTGAAACACTTGAAAGGGGTGACATGGTAACCATGCGGGGGACGCATGAGTTTTATAACAACACCGTGCAGTTTAACCCTGATGATTCCGACTTTGAAACCAATATTCTGATCGGCGGTGATGCCAATCCTGATGCCAGGTATCAGGAGCTGCTCGAGCCGATCACGCTGACAACCAGTGATCTTAATCAAATTGCCGATGAAGAAGGAGGTACATTCCGGTTCCGTCCCGAAGCCTACCCTGATTACATCAACGCCTATGTTCGAATGGAAGGCCAGGAGATAATTGGTTCCGAACTGGATGATACCGGCCGCCCCAATTATTACTGGGTTGATAATGAGGGGGTCGCTATGCAGGATCGTGACATTTCACTTCGATACCGCAATGACCGGAATGACGCACAGGGTGGCTATCGCGAAGGCTATAATTTCAGACGCGAAGATACTGACGGACCATTCCGTCCGCCATCAAGCGGAAGTATCGTGAATATCAGCGGCTTTGTGGTTTGGGACACCTTTGACGGAGCTTTTGGTCTGAACGAGGGGCCGGGTGAAGAAGCTTTGCTGCTTGCACCCATGGAAGATGGTATTCTCTGGTGGCTTGGCGAACGAACAGAAGAAGACCCGAACAGCGGTGAGCCCTGGCCGAATGACCTTGAAGTGCTCGGGTTTCCTCCAGTCATTTCCAACTTTAACCTCTCCTCCTCTGAACCTGCACAAGGTGAAACCGTAACGGTTTCTGCAGATATTGCAGGCCCCGAAGGTGAGGAAGTAGATGATGTCATCATTACCTATAACACTACAAGGGGTGATAGCGAAACCACCGATATGACTCATGATGGTGACGGATCATACAGCTATGAATTCCCTGTTTTTGATGATTTTACAGCGGTCAGTTTTGTGATTGAAGCCACAACGGAAGTGGAACTGGCTTCCGGAGAAATAATCCCGATTACAGCCCGGTTCAGCGATGGAAGCCTGGATGTTGCAGGAGAGCAGCTTTCAATGCGATTTGTATATCTCGGTGATGAAATCACTTCCATAGAGACTATCCAGCGTACCATGGACGGAACACGCGGCCCAAGTCCGTTTGAAGACTTCGAAGGCATCGGTATCAACATTGAAGCTGTTGTCGTTTCCGGCGGCAATGATGGATTTGTTGTGGTTCATGACGGAAATGAAGCATGGTCAGGTCTTCCGCTTGCTTCATCCGGTGACGTTCCGGATCTCCGGCGCGGTGACAGAATTACGATTACAGACGGGACCATTTCAAGTGCATTCGACAATGTATTTCTGGATGATGTCAGCTTTACCACAAACGGTACCGTTGAGGATTTTGACGAATACATTCCTGTGATTACTACATCCCAGGCCCGCCATAATTCGGGAAGAGCATACGAGGGAATGATCATCAAGCTCGAGAACGTGGAAGTTCAGACCAGCCAGGCTGATGCGCCGGGGAATGACTTCGGCGAGTGGGCGCTCAGACCTCAGGATGATCCTGACGGACGTGTACTTCGTGTTCGCAACCGGCCCAGTTTTGCCGATATTACCGAAGGACTGGACAGTAACATCCCGAATGATCTGAATGCCCATATGCGAGTCGGTGCCGGCATTGATGCCGTTTACGGACTTATGGCCTATTCTTTCGGCAATCCGAAAATCCAGCTCCGCACAGTGGATGACATTGTTTCAGATGAGGTATTTACCTGGCCGACCAGAGATATCGATCTGTACAGGTTCCAGCGTTCCGATGCCGCGGCTCCGTCCGAAGGTGCAGCGGATACCATCAGAACCGAACACGAAAATGTTGCCGAATGGGATTTTGCCACATCCTATGACGGAAATGATTTCACTTACCGTTTCGTCCTTGATGTTTCCGGCGGCGATTTTTCCGATCCTGTCTTTTCCTCTCCGAGCGATCAGGACGGAACCATGCCGGAAATGACTCTTTCAAGTGCAGAACTGGAAGATATCGTGGAAGAGCATATGGATGCCGATGAATCGAAAACATTCGTCTGGACGGTGTTCCTGGTAGCCGATGACGGCGAAGAAGTTCAGGTTTCCGACAAGGACGGGCCCGAATTCATTCCTGCCTACCGCGAGGTGCTTATCCAGGGAAGTCTGACAACTTCCGGCGAAGCGGAAGACGAACTGCCCAGAACCGTTGAACTGAAGCAGAATTTCCCGAACCCGTTCAACCCGACGACGGTAATCTCATTTGCTGTTCCGGAGGATACGGACGTGAGACTGACGGTTTATGATGTGCTCGGCAGGCAGGTGACACAGCTTGTGAATGAGCATAAATCAGCCGGTACGTATGAAGTCAATTTCGATGCCACGCGCCTGTCAAGCGGTGTGTACATCTACAGACTTGAAGCCGGTGAAACCATACGGACAAAGCGAATGATGCTTGTCAAATAACATCCATTGATTGACAGGCGGGAGACTGTGCTCCCGCCTGTCATTTTCATTTAAGGTTTACTCTGATATTCCCGTTTCAATGCCCAAAAGGATACCGTTACTATTACCATTACTGATTTTGTTTTTGATCTCCTCGTGTGATACCTCTTCAATAAGCGGAGAGTTCAAAGAAAATCAGCCGCCAAGAACATTTCTCTCTGTTGACCGCATTGATCTTCCTGATGAGCAGCGTCTGGCCAGCCGCGTGGATATTACCTGGTGGGGTGACGATCCTGACGGATATGTTGTTGCCTACGAAATTTGTGTTGGTGAAAATGAAGCACCCGATGATCAGTGCCATCCTGAGAGCGAAGAATGGGAATATACCGAAAGCACAGATACCACCATCACCCTGCCTTTAACCCCGGGCCAGGATACTGATGATGTGCTCTTCAGTGTCCGGGCAATAGATAATGAAGGTTTACGTGATCCCGAGGGTGCAAATGTACGTTTTCCTATCCGCAATTCACCTCCGGAAATATTTTTCGACCCGACACTCACACCGCCTGATACCACCTACTCGATTATGAGCTTTGGCTGGGAGGCAAGCGACCCGGATGGTGATGAAGATCTCAATTACATTGAAATGACCATGAATCTGGATGAGGACGATCCGGATGCCAATGACTGGATACGACTAGACCGGGATATCAATTTCATTACGCTTCAAATAAACCCCAATGACATTGATGAAAACGGAAATGCTACTGCCGATCTGTACCTCGGCAGGGGAATGAGTCCTGCCGATGATGTTG is drawn from Natronogracilivirga saccharolytica and contains these coding sequences:
- a CDS encoding T9SS type A sorting domain-containing protein; translation: MKSGLLTFVFGLLILSLSAGDLLAQGYQEVTIRDLNTYEEPPQTSDDFPDHPLVDEAVEFTAIVLSNPRSSGLSNFEPEDAGDDGVEISRIHFFVIDTTAYSQGKEGMYMHVVATDVAAFETLERGDMVTMRGTHEFYNNTVQFNPDDSDFETNILIGGDANPDARYQELLEPITLTTSDLNQIADEEGGTFRFRPEAYPDYINAYVRMEGQEIIGSELDDTGRPNYYWVDNEGVAMQDRDISLRYRNDRNDAQGGYREGYNFRREDTDGPFRPPSSGSIVNISGFVVWDTFDGAFGLNEGPGEEALLLAPMEDGILWWLGERTEEDPNSGEPWPNDLEVLGFPPVISNFNLSSSEPAQGETVTVSADIAGPEGEEVDDVIITYNTTRGDSETTDMTHDGDGSYSYEFPVFDDFTAVSFVIEATTEVELASGEIIPITARFSDGSLDVAGEQLSMRFVYLGDEITSIETIQRTMDGTRGPSPFEDFEGIGINIEAVVVSGGNDGFVVVHDGNEAWSGLPLASSGDVPDLRRGDRITITDGTISSAFDNVFLDDVSFTTNGTVEDFDEYIPVITTSQARHNSGRAYEGMIIKLENVEVQTSQADAPGNDFGEWALRPQDDPDGRVLRVRNRPSFADITEGLDSNIPNDLNAHMRVGAGIDAVYGLMAYSFGNPKIQLRTVDDIVSDEVFTWPTRDIDLYRFQRSDAAAPSEGAADTIRTEHENVAEWDFATSYDGNDFTYRFVLDVSGGDFSDPVFSSPSDQDGTMPEMTLSSAELEDIVEEHMDADESKTFVWTVFLVADDGEEVQVSDKDGPEFIPAYREVLIQGSLTTSGEAEDELPRTVELKQNFPNPFNPTTVISFAVPEDTDVRLTVYDVLGRQVTQLVNEHKSAGTYEVNFDATRLSSGVYIYRLEAGETIRTKRMMLVK